The Fructilactobacillus ixorae genome has a window encoding:
- the rsmI gene encoding 16S rRNA (cytidine(1402)-2'-O)-methyltransferase translates to MTIYAQSSFAPRATGTLYLVPTPIGNLDDITLRALNTLRTVDVIAAEDTRNTQKLLNHFEINTKQISFHEHNTARRIPELIDRLEAGATIAQVSDAGMPSVSDPGHELVQACIKHQLPVVSLPGSTAGLTSLIASGLSPQPFLFYGFLQRKPAEQRRELQGLQNETATLIFYEAPHRLKKTLTNLAEVLGNRSAALGRELTKKHEEYVRGTLSELVKWATEEPVRGEFVILVAGNPEPTSASPVVAPTLSIEAQVQQLVQTGMKPNQAIKQVAKTNHLVRQDVYNRFHQLDK, encoded by the coding sequence ATGACCATCTATGCGCAGAGTAGCTTTGCTCCCCGGGCAACAGGAACTTTATACCTAGTGCCCACGCCGATTGGCAACTTGGACGATATCACGTTGCGAGCTCTCAATACGTTACGGACGGTTGATGTGATTGCCGCCGAAGACACCCGGAACACGCAAAAGTTGCTCAATCACTTTGAAATCAACACCAAGCAAATTAGTTTTCACGAGCATAATACCGCCCGGCGGATTCCGGAGCTAATTGACCGCCTTGAGGCCGGGGCAACAATTGCCCAGGTGAGCGATGCCGGGATGCCCTCCGTGAGTGATCCTGGTCATGAGTTAGTGCAAGCCTGCATTAAGCACCAGCTCCCCGTGGTCAGTTTACCTGGGTCGACCGCTGGCTTAACTAGTTTGATTGCATCGGGGCTAAGTCCGCAGCCGTTTTTGTTTTACGGTTTTTTGCAACGGAAACCAGCAGAACAGCGACGCGAACTCCAAGGTTTACAGAATGAGACCGCCACGTTAATTTTCTACGAGGCTCCCCACCGGTTAAAGAAGACGTTAACCAACCTAGCCGAGGTGCTGGGGAATCGGTCAGCAGCCTTAGGGCGGGAACTCACTAAGAAGCATGAAGAATACGTCCGCGGAACCCTGAGTGAATTAGTGAAGTGGGCCACGGAGGAACCCGTGCGGGGGGAATTCGTGATCTTAGTGGCCGGGAATCCGGAGCCGACTTCAGCTTCCCCAGTGGTTGCCCCAACACTCTCAATCGAAGCCCAGGTGCAACAACTGGTGCAGACGGGAATGAAACCCAACCAAGCGATTAAACAGGTGGCGAAAACCAATCATTTGGTCCGCCAGGATGTCTATAATCGCTTTCATCAGCTTGATAAATAG
- a CDS encoding DNA replication initiation control protein YabA encodes MAKNVDEGMDDLSAQFEQMLTKITTLRTKVAVILEENSELRIENEHLRDLLGSAEKQHHGVRELSQSKKNLEKLYNEGYHICNQYYGKRRAENESCIFCTDIIYGER; translated from the coding sequence TTGGCAAAAAATGTGGACGAGGGCATGGATGATCTGTCCGCCCAGTTCGAACAAATGCTAACCAAAATTACAACGTTACGGACCAAGGTTGCCGTAATTTTAGAAGAGAATTCGGAATTGCGAATTGAAAATGAACACCTGCGGGATTTATTGGGGTCTGCTGAAAAACAACATCACGGCGTCCGGGAATTGTCCCAGTCCAAAAAGAACCTCGAAAAACTGTACAACGAAGGCTATCACATTTGTAATCAGTACTATGGAAAGCGGCGGGCGGAAAACGAAAGCTGTATTTTTTGTACTGACATTATTTACGGAGAACGTTAA